Proteins found in one Candidatus Desulfofervidus auxilii genomic segment:
- a CDS encoding AMP-binding protein — MLETLKPYINLDLENFKLEVPEYFNYAIDVVDEWAKKERNKLALIWVNDKGEERKFSFWDLMSRSNQFANILKGLGIGKKDRVLIMLPRIPEWWEAILGLTKVGAIIIPSTTMLQARDILYRVKAAKVKAIITTDEHIEKVEKILPQCLTLQILINIGKPHPNWINYEEEMKTASRYWISLDGNYKTLATDPYIIFFTSGTTGYPKMVLHDHSYPLGHVITAGLWHDLTPNDLHWTLSDTGWAKAAWGKIYGQWIMGAAVFVYDERGRFNPAKVLELMDRYAITTFCAPPTAYRMMILEDLKKYNLSELRHATSAGEPLNPEVIKVWERETGIKIYEGYGQSESVVMVANLKNMEIKPGSMGKPVPGWKVAIVDDDGNELGAYEEGNIAVYVKENYPVGLFKGYWKDKEKSANVFKNGWYFTGDRAYKDEDGYFWFVGRADDVIKSSGYRIGPFEVESTLIEHPAVAEAAVIGVPDPIRGQIVKAFVVLTPGYTPSDTLIKELQEHVKNNTAPYKYPRQIEFVSELPKTISGKIRRVELRERELAKLKKQNLS, encoded by the coding sequence ATGTTAGAAACTCTAAAACCCTATATCAATTTAGACTTAGAAAATTTCAAATTGGAAGTGCCTGAATATTTTAATTATGCCATAGATGTGGTGGATGAATGGGCAAAAAAGGAAAGAAATAAACTGGCTTTAATCTGGGTCAATGATAAAGGAGAAGAACGAAAATTCTCTTTTTGGGACTTAATGTCTCGTTCCAACCAGTTTGCCAATATCTTAAAGGGTTTAGGAATTGGCAAAAAGGATAGGGTGTTGATTATGCTCCCTCGCATTCCAGAGTGGTGGGAAGCAATTTTGGGTTTGACAAAAGTTGGTGCTATTATCATTCCTTCTACTACTATGCTACAAGCAAGAGATATTCTTTATCGTGTAAAAGCTGCTAAAGTAAAGGCTATTATTACTACTGATGAGCATATAGAAAAGGTAGAAAAAATACTCCCTCAATGTCTCACTTTGCAGATATTAATAAATATTGGTAAGCCGCATCCTAACTGGATCAATTATGAAGAGGAGATGAAAACAGCTTCGAGATATTGGATTAGTCTAGATGGTAATTACAAAACTTTAGCCACTGATCCTTATATTATTTTCTTCACTTCCGGCACGACAGGTTATCCGAAAATGGTACTCCATGATCATTCTTATCCTTTAGGGCATGTGATTACTGCTGGTTTATGGCATGACTTAACTCCAAATGACCTGCATTGGACATTGTCTGATACAGGCTGGGCTAAAGCAGCTTGGGGAAAGATTTATGGACAGTGGATCATGGGAGCTGCTGTATTTGTCTATGATGAAAGGGGAAGGTTCAATCCTGCAAAGGTGTTAGAATTAATGGATAGATATGCCATTACAACCTTTTGTGCCCCTCCTACTGCTTATCGCATGATGATTTTAGAAGATTTAAAAAAATACAATCTGAGTGAGTTACGTCATGCTACTAGTGCTGGTGAGCCTCTAAATCCAGAAGTCATCAAAGTTTGGGAAAGAGAAACTGGCATAAAGATTTATGAAGGATACGGTCAATCAGAGTCAGTAGTTATGGTTGCTAACCTCAAAAATATGGAAATTAAACCTGGTTCTATGGGCAAGCCTGTGCCAGGATGGAAGGTGGCTATTGTAGATGACGATGGCAATGAGCTAGGGGCTTATGAAGAAGGAAATATTGCTGTGTATGTGAAGGAAAATTATCCAGTAGGGTTATTTAAAGGTTACTGGAAGGATAAAGAGAAGAGTGCTAATGTATTTAAAAATGGTTGGTATTTTACTGGTGATCGTGCTTATAAAGATGAAGATGGTTATTTCTGGTTTGTTGGCAGAGCAGATGATGTTATAAAGAGTTCAGGTTATCGTATTGGTCCTTTTGAGGTAGAAAGCACTTTAATTGAACACCCAGCTGTAGCTGAAGCGGCTGTTATCGGTGTGCCTGATCCCATCAGAGGGCAAATTGTCAAGGCATTTGTAGTTTTAACACCTGGTTATACCCCTTCAGATACATTAATAAAAGAATTGCAAGAACATGTAAAAAATAATACTGCTCCTTATAAATATCCTAGACAGATTGAATTTGTTTCTGAATTGCCAAAAACCATTAGTGGGAAGATTAGGCGAGTAGAACTAAGAGAAAGAGAATTAGCAAAGTTGAAAAAGCAAAATTTAAGTTAG